The genomic window GCCCGATGATCGGGTGGCCGGTGCAGGTGTTGGGGTTGGCGGGCGTGGCGACGGGCCTGGCTGCCTCGAGCTGGGCGATGCTGACGAATGCGTACTTCTCCTCGACTGTGCGCATCCAGCGGGAGCGAGGTCATCATGTCATCAGCGATGGCCCCTACCGTTTCGTGCGACATCCCGGATACGGCGGGTACGTTATTTTCGCCGGTGCCACGCCGTTGTTGCTGGGATCGCTCGGCGCGTTCGTCCCCGCAACGATCGTGATCGCGGCGATTGTGGCGAGGACGTGGCTTGAGGACCGAACGCTTCGGGCCGAACTCGACGGCTACGACGATTACTCCCGCCGTGTCCGGTATCGCCTTATTCCTCGCCTTTGGTAAGAGGCCTTATGCACCGGGCACGGTTTGGCACGCGGCG from bacterium includes these protein-coding regions:
- a CDS encoding isoprenylcysteine carboxylmethyltransferase family protein, with product MKQRTAESGFQLTAGVVKRAVQLAVSLVVQAVLLFASAGRVAWPAAWAYLVTYVGAVGLNTLLLIPKGAAATALIEERARILPERKWDRGVSAALVVGHVAMLTAAGLDYRFRWSPMIGWPVQVLGLAGVATGLAASSWAMLTNAYFSSTVRIQRERGHHVISDGPYRFVRHPGYGGYVIFAGATPLLLGSLGAFVPATIVIAAIVARTWLEDRTLRAELDGYDDYSRRVRYRLIPRLW